Genomic segment of Passer domesticus isolate bPasDom1 chromosome 4, bPasDom1.hap1, whole genome shotgun sequence:
ggggcccacaactgcccacagcactcactgcagctgcggccgcagcgctgcccagcacaggccggcgctcactgccctgctcctgctgcccctctgctgctcacacagcccaccatgcccttggccttcttgcctgcctgcccacacgctgcctcacgtgcagctgctcttcaccaccagcagccctgcctccttttggcccacgcagctcgcccgacacactcttgcccatctgacttcaaatactgcatcctccatttcaacatctccttcctcttctctacaacgcaagacagcactcaaggacttccagcttcacccccactccaggctccagtgcacttgccaaagctgcagacttcaccgcaaaagggagccacagaaactccccgcttctgccttttgcctcacaagaagccttctcaactacgcgcttcctttccttggccacacggcacaagaatggcccctcacagcttcacgcacagcacactcacctccttgcagcttatcaaaagccaaCAGACAGCTAGGCCAAAAGaggctgtacaaatgaagaactgctcaagaaagatgcagaacacttccacaagccactatggaaaaacaaagaaacaaagccctgggaccgacagcaccaccacctgtgcccttggccaatgcactgcagaagcccagacatagagctgcactcagccaggcagcgaaagttcacccagagcccccagctcttcggtgcctcaacatgacaggccaaaggccaattgccagctggcactgcctgcaggaatggctacgtcctgcaggactccagcactccacctcctcggccagcaacagcaagtgctggctgctcagcagcttgcacctctgccttgccctaaagacagcgccacccacaactggcacttactctcttgcaaggagcaccctgggctgtcACAACAGAGGgctgcttctgcttctctcgctccctttgctcctctttgccttcttctccgggagcagagggagccacgggagagacggctgttcctttcgtcacctgtggcaagagagaagcatgagggacacgccGTTACCTAGCATTTCTAAACTCATTTCTCCTGGCATCTACAACCACATCTTCGAAGGAGAACTCATCAGCTCTGTTAGCAATGGCATTCCAAGTCACTCCAACCAGATtaaaatgggccaattcaacacaacACTATATGCCTAGgaatttcacattcctccttgcctgctatcagcaagcaaccttgtctctgcaaaacgcagcttttatttcttgcaagctctgaaATGCACAAGTAGCAAAGAGCCGGCAAGGCCTTAGCTcttgctgcagacagggaaaactacaactggatcacaatcccatccagtgctggaaaagggcaggaaatgtgcggaagcccccttgctggctgcagaaagacaaaacaaacagggcttctcctcctagcataccaaaaaacgcagaagccacagggtgcaagcggcagctactccagcctctGAAGCCCTGGCATGCACTGAGGCCATGTTTGAACGggcaacagcccttgtgctgagcgCTGTCACGTGGCCATctatggaagtctgcctgaaggtccctcagcagactccccttgtccaggctaaagctccctcagcacctcctccctggccttatactccacacccttgcccacctcccgtctccttctgtgcacacgctccagcccctcaaggacttgctgcttcacaggggcccacaactgcccacagcactcactgcagctgcggccgcagcgctgcccagcacaggccggcgctcactgccctgctcctgctgcccctctgctgctcacacagcccaccatgcccttggccttcttgcctGCCTGCCCACATGCTGCCTCACGTGCAGCTGCTcttcaccaccagcagccctgcctccttctggcccacgcagctcgcccgacacactcttgcccatctgacttcaaatactgcatcctccatttcaacatctccttcctcttctctacaacgcaagacagcactcaaggacttccagcttcacccccactccaggctccagtgcacttgccaaagctgcagacttcaccgcaaaagggagccacagaaactccccgcttctgccttttgcctcacaagaagccttctcaactacgcgcttcctttccttggccacacggcaCAAGAATGGCCCCTCACAGCTTCACGCATAGCACattcatctccttgcagctgatCAAAAGCCAACAGacagctgggccaaaagagGCTGTATAAGtgaagaactgctcaagaaaactgcagaacacttccacaagccaaacaCATCTTTCCACTAGGGAAAatcaaagaaacaaagccctgggactgccagcaccaccagctgtacccttggccaatgcactgcagaagcccagacatagagctgcactcagccaggcagccaaaagttcacccagagctcccagctcttcggtgcctcaacatgacaggccaaaggccaattgccagctggcactgcctgcacgAAATGActacgtcctgcaggactccagcactccgcctcctcggccagcaacagcaagtgctggctgctcagaaacttgcaCCTCTGTCATGCACTAAAGACAGCAGCACCTAAACTGGCATTTATTCTCTTGAAATTATcaggcaaacctggcccagaatcCCACTCATCTGTTTATTGTGATGTCttcatcttgctgggatttttgccctgccagtgctctagaaatggtGTTTCTGCCCTGAGGTATCTTCCTTTCAGAAAACTCCAATGAATCACATAGGTCCCTCTCTTTAAAAGACAAGCACTGTGCTGAttcccacagggagacagagcagtgtctacctttccatgccctgcccctcctgtgctggatggcaccttccttcccagcagggacagcccagtggcactggctgctgcacttccctctctgccacacgagctggcagtaaccctggggcagttcctgtgtgcttgagcgtgccaggcagcagatggggctgggacaagtccctctcagctctccctgtttgcgtgccagaaacctccaagggtgggctgggggcacaaaccagggcccttcagaggctcacagtgagcccccccacagcccctcctgcccacagccaaatctctgaccacttggccagcctggcttccttgggttcctgcaccaccttttcatgtctctgtaccctgcattgctctacttcaattcttttgccattggataaaatggagcacaccaccaaattacaaaacagggcagcagaaacagTCAGAGGACAGAGTACCTgtcctctcaggaaatgtggagagAGGTGGAGTTATTCAGTTGTGTGAAAAACAGGCCCCAGAGAGCCACGTGTTGCCACTTTCCAAGACTTCAGATaggctttgaagaaagtggggGACACCTTTTTGAACAGGACAAGTTACAATAGGATGTgggcaaataattttaaatacacaGGGGATCAAGTCAGAGTAGGTcgaaggaagaaattgtttcctCATGGCATGGTGCCACCCTGGCACGGGTTGCCCCAAGAGCTTATAGTTGCCCCGTCCCTGGAAATATTCTAGGTCAGGTAGCAAAGGGCTGTGAGCaatctgatctctttaaagatgtccctgctcatggcaggacacttgcacctgatgacctttacagggccctgccagcccagcccagtctaggactcctcaccgttttcatttgaagagcaccaagagtggaggtgaggaggaagggagCTCATCTGATGCCTTGAACTTCCgtggaggaggagcccatccctcgcaccctgtttcacctgcagcccctttggGGCCATCTACACAGACAAAAGAACTGGAACCACTTATAACCCAAAGGCAAGTGTTGCCTGAGAGTGGAATTTTTTTGCATGTGTTAAGGCTTGAGTTCCCCCACTGATGCAACCAAAGctacagcagatgctgatgtgttgcagggacatttttaggaGGGGACCTTGGTGCAAGTAGTCCTAGCAGAtggcaatgggattttgtccaatggcacacagaacatgggacaggtgagaaagacagcGGGATCAGTAAGGATTTGCTCCTTACCGAGGCAGGACTTCAGTTCCAGTAAGGAGGTTCCTGTTCTACTATTTCAATTCCCACAattccaaaagaccatatgtccactttggggccatatggTTGACCTGTCACCCCTTCAGGCGCCGTCCACCAAGCAGTCCCTGCTAACACGCTCCGTGTATTCTTCTCAGGGATGAGTTGAGTAGAGAGGCCAAAATcggctgaggagaaagcaaaataactgtttttattttaattctgtgcCATTAGGAAACCAAGCAAAAGAATTTCTCAGTAGAAGTCTGAGAATGTGCTGTTGAATCTCTTGGACAACTgtcctgctctgttttctcaggACTTTAGCCAAGGAAATATGGCATTGTGACTTAAAAAATTCCCACAGTTTTTTACACTCCAGCAGTGGCTTTTGTTCTTTGGAAGCTTTAGACCTGTAGCTCCCTCCCcctggaagggacacacagagaAACACCACTCTTGGCTGCTTGTTCCTTGTCATGCCTCTGTACACATTGCAGCCGTgtcaccagctcacagcagatatccctgcactgtcaccagcaccatttctggggagctggcagtcactccaagcagccccacacccacatccctggaatgttGCACCTGACCAAGAATACACTGACCCAGCTTGACAGATCCGTCGGTTCTGAGAAGGATGTTGCTTCTCTTCACATCTCGGTGGATCACGTGGttggagtgaagaaaatccagtccttgcaggcactgagagaggaaacagaaacaggagggCAAAACACGTGATGTGATTTCATCACATAAGAAAGGACACAAAGATTCAAAAAGATTCCCTCtccaggggaatggggaataATGGCAAAACACAGTGccactgagaggaagagcttgtttctgcaacacttgcagagcaggacctttctaAGGAAAGGCATGTCAActtttgaaagagcaacagcacctgctgttgtagactgttccctgcacaccagccaggatgactgctgctgcaggggatgtgctcagAAGCAAACAGTGCTTTGGCTGCACTCCTATCCTTTTTAGCTGAGGACTGAGAGAAACgagtctctctcttttcctttgctgttcctttcaaatcctgccaccagcacctttGCTTTTACAGGCAAGGAATGCAGTGAAGACAGGCAAAAGTTTAGAAAGCAAGATGGAGAAGAGCAAATACAAGAGGCAGAGTGAGAACACAACAGCAGGCGATAAAGAGTACAAGAACTGAGTTCAGTGAGtgcaggggcactggcagccatttcACTTGAGATGCTTCTACTTGCCCACAGCATAGcagcaacacacaaacaaagcttGGCACATGAAACCTCTCCTGTCCTGAGCCCCTGTTTCCCAGACAATCCTGCCCAAGCCCTCggcagcacagatgggattGCTGACCTCCCGACTGATGGCTGCCATCTCCTCTTCAGACAGGTAGCTCTTGCTGATGACATCGCTCAGGGTGCCTCCATCCATGTGCTCCATaaccagccagagttcctcAAACAGAAGGTAGCTGAAAGATGGAAACAAGGGCGTGGAGATAAACATGCATGGCTACGTTGATATTTTCCTTCCGTGTTTCTTGTTTCCAAGTCCCTTTGTGACTAGGACAGAATCAAAGGAATAGACATTCCCTCTTGGCTGTGCATTGTTTGCAGTCTGTGCAGTCTCAAGGAGAAAGGTACAGTGGTGAAAAAGGAGATTGCTTAGATGGCCTGCAAGTGAAAAGTTCAGTTTAGTAACAGCCCAGGCAAAAACCTGTCAGGCATGGTGCTTCTGGAAATAAGCACCCAGTCTTCCTGGCATGCATAGCAATGGCAAAGAGGGGCAAGGATCTAAGGGAAATCCTCTTTAGGAAGGTTCATCAGCAttgaagaaactttaaaaaatcagtcCTGAAAAACTGTGGAGGCAGTGAACTTTGAGGGTATTGACTTAGTAAGATACAGCCGATCCAGCTGATCCaggttttgaataatttttgaataatttttaaactatgTGTGCCTGGGAAGACTCATGCAAACATGATGCCATCTCTTCTCATCCATTGGAGATGAGTagagaaatattaataaataataattaacagCTCTACTTTCTGACACTGACCAAAGTGAGTTTTTAACCTCTCATGTTTGTTGTGTGTAAATGCACATTCATGGAATAAGACCATGACCTCTCACGTGTCTAAATAATTTCCAACACCATCCTCACCCTTTCTATCATTTCATCATTTCAGGGTACATGGgatagaagaggaaaagaaatgaaatgtgacCATGGCAGTGAGTTAATGGGGGGAGTTCTGGGGCACTAATGTGCAAGGAACTCCAGATGAAATCAGCACCTTGGCCAAGAGTCCTCCTCAAGCATGAAATGCATCTCCTGGACTAACTGTGGCCTTAGTTTCCCCAGGAAAAGGAGAATATCTTGGTACTctgaaattccagctgctgcctaCATATTTAAACTGGTACAATTCCAATTCcaaataaaatagaatataaCTGTACACTTTAAGAGGCACTTTCTCAAGCAAGGAAAAACACCCctcccaataaaaagaaaaagaatcccTGATGAACAAACATCCATCTTTTTCCATGTGGACTGTAAAGCACCAAAGTATGTCAGTGGACATCCTCCATGTGCACAGGTTTGAAGAGAGAGCTCTGCCCCCTGAGGCAGAGACACGTGGTGGTTGCACGCAGCATCCTTGCTTCACACCAGCCAAGCCTCAAACCAGGAGAAATTAGTTCCCAGTGAAGAAAGAACTGCTTGGGCTGATGACTCTCAGGGATGACAACAGCCAGCGGCAAGAGGGGatgatggcacagcatggcccaCGTGGTGATgggtcctgggctctccagagtcATGACAGGGTTCCTCTGGCCCTCGTACcccactctgcagggacagcagctccagctccttcctgagatCACTCCCACCAGGGGCCAAAGCCACCCCCAGCTGTgccggtgtccccagagcaggaccagccccaggaggaggcaggtccctctgtccagggcaccagccccagaccctctgctcccacccacgGCGGGCGCTGCTCACCTGGGCAGCCCCGGCGGTCCCTAAAGAGCAAGGTCCCAGACCCTGAGGAGTCTCCCCACCCCTTCCAGAGCCCCCCCTGGATCTCTCTGCATTGCATCTTGttgttgtggtgtgttttcattttctttatttgctatattttattgcttgatttgtggttttttaatccGTGTTTTTCTCCCCGCCTTTGGAGTAGCACAGGTTCCCCATTTTGTATCTTATGTTGCTAAATTTAGACTCTCTCCCTCATTGTTATTCAGCTTGGTTAACTGTCTTCTTGTTTGTTGCCTGGCCACTCCCTGCCAAATCCTCAATCCCTCTTGTCCCTACTCTTTTTCCCCaacaccttccctgctccttccctcctcagatGTCAATCCTTCCCTAAGCctgcctttttctccagaaCCTTCCTTGTCAGTTCTCTATCCTTTGAAACCCCATTGGTTTACTTAAGCCTTTCCCCTCCCTTAAGATCCTCTATTGGTTTACAGATTGTATTTCCCCACCTTGTGTTCCACCGTCAGTCCTCTCCATTGGTTAACAATTGTATTCTCCCCCAAGACCGTCCCTGTTTATAAGTTAttgcctgcccttgggtcagGGTCTTGGGACCTTGGACTTGGggagtttaccatcaaataaagctaCCTCTATTCCGACTCCAAGACCCGTGCTGCTTTGTTCATCTGTGCCGAACCTCCGCTGGCAGCTAGAATTCTGCGGGGTCTGCCAGGGGgatctgtcacacccctgttCTCTCTGTTGGTGGGCCGGGGACACATAGCCTCTACACCGCAACACTTGTCCCTCAAGAGAGtcaacagcccctcccagtttgagatcagcagcagccttgaatTGGGACATTTAACTGCAGCATCCCAATCTTTCAAAAATCCCaaccttctcctccagctgagcttccagctgtccctcactTGGTCAGTTCCCATGAGGTGTCCCACAACAACACAGGGAGGCCCACAAGACCCTGCTGGCAGCGTGGCTGCCCTgattcagacacattttcctttcttcccacgGTTCTGCAGCTTGAACAATGGGAAGGGGCCCTTGTTTGGTCAGCAGTGAAGTGTGCGACTGCAccttgctggcacagtgccaTTCCCAGGCTTCAGAATTCAGGTGGGGAGGAcaactcagcacaggcaggaggagaaaagtcgagctgcacccctggggcaccatttgtgtatttgcagatttcctttgttcaggggcctacatgctgtccttgtcacctcaggggtgctgccagcatggaggcctggccttgtcattgtgcagatgaaagaactgctgccaaaacaaaaggcagagagaattccttcctgggtttggagccccctTGACAGGATCCATTCTACTGAGCAAgcaaggctgaacagccccacagccctaaacacagctgcaaagtgtccttgtgcccatcaccttcgatccagcagggctgcagagaggacaaactCTGACCTTTAAACCAAAAGGGACAAAACCTTGTACAGGACCCGGCctggaaggcctggatgtgatggCCTCTCCCAGGGAGAGAGACCAGAGGCCCTGTGAGTAGAGACCAGGACTGTTCCCAGGAAACCATGGCAAGGTGTCAGGAGCAGGCATTAGAGACAGGGCCAAGGAGATGTGATGCAGGTGGCTGAGGGAGAGCATCATGGAGATGTAGAAATTGAAACTAGGAAAcaggatttcctttgttctctgacaacatgggcctgcagggatggaaggCCTGCTGTGTCATCACAGTGTTAGAAATGAACTTTGAGATACACTTAAATGGACACACAAAGTAGTGGaggcaaaagaaatctgtttattaGTAACAATTCACCTGAGCTGCAGGTATGCCCTCTTTCCCCCAagagccaaacacacacaccctcCAAAAAAGGACTACATTTTATCCCCTTTCCTGGCCAGGGGcgatccctgtcccctttcccattgGCTGGGTACTTGAGAATTTCTATTCTCTCCTCACCACCTATTTTTCTGTCCCCACTCCTCTGATTCTACTTCCTTTTTGGTCAGGTCTTTAAcctggctgctttcccagctcacagcaacacccaacaaaTTAACTGAAGCAAATCCAAACCAGAAGTAACAACACACAGAACCAACAACTTCCATTTTTTTACCTAATAACCTTTTGggttcagcaaaatattacctcaTCTCTGACAACAGGGTAGAGGACTCTGATGTCAGCAATCTCTGGATGGTGACATGAGGCATTGCTGGATTGTGACctcaccttctctccctgcttatcttggggttccaaggagtttcaatgccttttgtgctgtcacaggggttggaggctggtgtcagagagcagtgggctgtgacatcacagggggatgcattgtgacattgtgcCCCTCAATTCCAAGGAATACTTTTGAAAACTACCTCCCAAAGTGAATCTTTCTCCAAGCAGGTAGACTGGCAAAACCCATGTACGATCAAGTGATAAGACAGAGTTTGTACTctcacaaatttgtttttcctcctaacacctctgaaaacctctaatttttttggtttttctttcttctttagaatCTGTGAGCAGAAGACAGGAATACTTTTGCCTATTGGAAAAACGCCATAGCAATGCACTGTTGATTAGGCATGCTCTTGTCCTTACCATAAAGAAAAGACACTGAACAAACTGAAATATCAGGGATTTTGTGGGAGCAGATAGGAGAGACAAAATGTGTTTCATTCTTTAAGTTGTCTGGAATAATTCTGCAAGTTTGCAAAGTGCACAGAAATGCAGTCACTAGAATGAGGCCATTACTCACATCTGGCATCCCTAagcctttgcctcagttttcagacAGTTTGTAAGTGAGGGATACATGCAAGATTTATCTAATTAGTAAAGGTAAAGTTTTACTGAAGGTTTGATGTGTGGGGATCTCTGCAGTCCCAGAAGACATGCTGAGACCAATTTCTTTCGTTTCATTCCctcacaccaaaaaaaaaaaaggagaaaaaaagatgaggctctttctgtgccacgctgtggcagctctaccctctcagcctttgccttgagccctttggttcttttccctgagccctgatccccttcctcagccaagggcccctggagccctttccagggctgcaggaaaagctccctcagccatgacCACAGAAGAGCTTCTGGAAGTGTTTGTCGTCTCTTGCTGTCTCTTAGTCAGAACCGGTATGGATCAACTTGGAGTTCTAGAGGAACAAATTTTCAGGGACTATTCCtcttcaaatttgttttgttctaacccagaaggaagacaaagaggaggttCTTCTGCTGGTGCTAAGTTATGCTTGCAATTAGTGTAATAGTAGTCATTAAGTTGGGGGAAGCAACAAGTGCAGTTCAGCGAGCATTTAACAAAATACAAGTTAGGACCCAGCCCAAAAGATCACGGAGTTGATGCAGTTTCACAGGTTGGTTTTTCCCAGGCAGTtggtcttgttttctttttgtaggaacgctcccactccctgctgaagatcagcagaaccagtctgggagcagggcagctgccagTAGTTTTAAATTGAGATGTGATGATCGCTTTTCACTTAGGTTCTGTCACCTTTGGCTTAGATACAAGaggctttccttctttttcataATGGGTATGTAGTGGGTcaaatttccttcttcctttttataGAAACCTTGCTAGAGTTGAGATGGAGCTGGGGGAGAACCAATGCAATTTTGAATTGCCACAGTTGCTTTTATTGACAATTTACTAATGGTGGTGACTTGTCTGCATTCTCCTCACAAGTGACATGTTGGGAGACCTAATACGAGTCAAAgaacttcattttatttttttaaatgaaaaacaaaaaaagtggtGTAGGAAAACTCTTATAGATGTCTAATTTTTCTCAACATAAATTTCTACATATTTGAAATCATGTTaaccttcccagctctgccttgggaGGTTTTAGAAGTATTATGATCTGgctacatttttcagatttcataatAAGAAACTAGAGAATcctgagagaaaacaaaaaatgtcccatgaggaatggttcccttcaccttccccaactcctttttgcctgcaatgctgtcaccccagcagcagtgccatcgcggcagtgagtctgagaggtggcagctctctggcccacacggtgctgctggcagagccggcTGCTGCCTACTCAAGGCTCAGGCAGGCCCCTGAGCTGCCGAGCTGCACGGCCAGAGCCATCtcgatgctgcagtgcaggccagaGGCGCCGCTCAGCCGgaagctgcaggacttgctggagggcagcgccgtgagctggcagtggcgcGACTGCGGCAGAAGCGGCCAGGCCGCCAGCACCAACATCTGCACCCAGCGGGTGACTTTCTGCAGGTCCAAATAGGAGCCCGTGCAGAGGGTGCCCAGCAGGTACCACTCCTGATCCgtgggcagctggccaccagcggcgtgcaggaagcacgtgtgccccagcagctgctccccggagcacaggcactccagcgccACATGGATGCGCCTGGCTGGCGGCCGCTTGGTGCTCTCCGGGCTGAAGGAGTGGCCAGGGGGTGGCCGCAGGATGACCAGCGTGcggtagctgctgctgctctcctggacgctgcaggctgcagggctggtgtccgtcccggcagctgggtgcagctccggcATGAAGCTCCTCCGGGAGAGCACTCGGCACACACCTTCgtgctgggcaggccctgctgcagaatcacagaatcacagaacagctgggcttggcagtgacCTTTAAGGACTGCCCAGTGTGATCCCacagcaatgagcagggacattcccAATGAGATCAGTttgctcacagccccctcccacCTTATCCTGGATGTGCCCATTGGTGATGGGCTGGGCACAACCAAAATGCTGTCACCCCTGTCTGCACCCTTGTCCTTCTCATGCTCACtcaccttctccttgctgctgaactTCACCCTCACAATATTCGTCTTGCTGCTGGAttcctcctgtgtgctgtgtctggcagagccacactTCCATCTCGTGACCAGCCAAAAGGCAagagagagcagaggcagccacagcagctgccatagacaaaggaaaaagctttccatgatggaattgtttccatcaatctcctgcaggagctgagtcatttcctgcagcagataCTCCTCGCGCTCTTGCATCCTTTGAGCTTCATTCTTTTCAATTTCTGGATTCCCCTTATTCCCAGCTATGGTCAGTCAAGGCAGCTGTCGtacagaaaggagcaggctttccatgatggaattgttgtCATCCACCTCCCGCAGGAGCC
This window contains:
- the LOC135299890 gene encoding serine/threonine-protein kinase PAK 3-like, whose product is MPHVTIQRLLTSESSTLLSEMSYLLFEELWLVMEHMDGGTLSDVISKSYLSEEEMAAISRECLQGLDFLHSNHVIHRDVKRSNILLRTDGSVKLADFGLSTQLIPEKNTRSVLAGTAWWTAPEGVTGQPYGPKVDIWSFGIVGIEIVEQEPPYWN